The proteins below are encoded in one region of Girardinichthys multiradiatus isolate DD_20200921_A chromosome 19, DD_fGirMul_XY1, whole genome shotgun sequence:
- the LOC124855692 gene encoding mesothelin-like protein codes for MLLAPKIIQLTLINKIISVTKDPTKLLLNVPDFAAFEIPPSLLAFPEGLVDMKVINAKRWTLDQAVLIFKNLAASTFEIELLSSFVLQGFTCTSVQKMTPDKITRLIRAVRPGLAFSKVLLKESQLTCMYNLVRNSLTQNFVDYPSDMLLFFNTQNIQKENCRSYFSALGAADFSVASSILSKGPLLFAEALTCLGVTRSGLSKNVVEVLGNMVCTLDRSYIENSDPHILEKLKACKDLSDSQVVAIEKLLLSENTVYGPITSWNERTLENLGLLPLHLTRNIWGQFQTKSKRIFLKTFMPNLRKLKTQKIKLKNLFRQIIPMAAKRAAGCTEGIITQVIISDPAFPFGYDETQFDLCLDSPVLKDNLNAICEKVDDEGFQKIILKKLSLVYPSEVPEQVVQVLGSVSRVATLEDIFKWRISKVDTLSALLRTEDGSWEKAKSKEIIEKYLKTSEKTLGPFELTIIGSNLCSLDTSTLKNISPISIQNAQLLNVASCSLEQKKVLYNISSTAFLIYRASFVDYYNLMKSYLGGAPLHDVVILSVQNINMDVDVFRSLQLDVIKNLTVKNVQGLMGDQLRDLKLFENDMVVRTWVNLQLQSDLDTLGIGLISNRTNPTTIPPIQATSGATEFPKPSAFLAALLTAVLQILQRRA; via the exons ATGCTGTTAGCCCCCAAGATCATCCAGCTGACCCTCATCAATAAG ATAATTTCTGTGACCAAAGATCCAACAAAGCTGCTCCTGAATGTCCCTGATTTCGCTGCCTTTGAGATTCCACCTTCCCTGCTGGCATTTCCCGAGGGGCTTGTGGACATGAAAGTCATCAATGCAAAGAGATGGACGCTAGATCAG GCTGTCTTAATTTTTAAGAATTTGGCTGCATCAACATTTGAAATTGAGCT GCTTTCTTCATTTGTGCTGCAAGGCTTTACATGTACATCGGTGCAGAAAATGACACCAGACAAGATAACGCGGTTGATCCGTGCTGTTAGGCCAGGACTAGCCTTTTCTAAGGTGTTGCTGAAAGAATCACAG CTGACCTGCATGTACAACCTGGTCCGCAACTCCCTAACTCAGAACTTTGTAGATTATCCTTCAGACATGCTTCTCTTCTTTAA CACCCAAAACATCCAGAAGGAGAATTGCAGGTCATATTTTTCTGCCCTGGGAGCTGCAGACTTTTCTGTGGCCTCCAGCATTTTGAGCAAAGGTCCACTGCTGTTCGCTGAAGCCCTAACCTGTCTG GGTGTAACCCGCTCAGGCCTGAGCAAAAATGTTGTGGAGGTTTTGGGGAACATGGTCTGTACTCTGGACAGATCATACATAGAGAACTCAGATCCTCACATTCTGGAAAAACTTAAAGCCTGCAAAGACCTTTCTGACAGCCAAGTGGTCGCTATCGAGAAGCTGCTGCTATCTGAGAACACAGTATACGG ACCCATCACATCCTGGAATGAGCGAACTCTGGAAAACCTCGGGTTGCTTCCTCTACACTTAACCAGAAACATCTGGGGCCAGTTTCaaact AAATCCAAGAGAATCTTTCTCAAGACCTTCATGCCCAACttgagaaaattaaaaacacagaagattaAGCTCAAGAACCTGTTTAGACAGATCATCCCCATGGCGGCTAAAAGagcagcag GATGCACTGAAGGCATCATCACCCAGGTGATAATCAGTGACCCTGCCTTCCCCTTTGGCTACgatgaaacacagtttgacctCTGCTTGGACAGTCCTGTTCTGAAAGATAACCTCAATGCTATCTGCGAGAAAGTGGACGATGAGGGATTCCAGAAGATCATTCTGAAGAAGCTCAGCCTG GTATATCCATCAGAGGTTCCTGAGCAGGTCGTCCAGGTGCTTGGTTCAGTGTCTCGTGTTGCAACACTGGAGGACATCTTTAAGTGGCGCATCTCCAAAGTTGACACCCTGTCAGCTCTTTTGAGAACTGAAGATGGAAGCTGGGAGAAAGCAAAG aGCAAAGAAATCATTGAAAAATATCTGAAGACTTCGGAGAAAACTCTGGGCCCATTTGAGCTAACAATTATTGGCTCCAACCTGTGCTCGTTAGATACCAGCACACTGAAGAACATAAGTCCAATTAGTATCCA AAACGCCCAACTTCTAAATGTGGCATCATGTTCACTTGAGCAGAAGAAGGTGCTGTACAATATCAGTTCTACTGCCTTCCTTATATATCGGGCCAGTTTCGTTGACTATTACAACTTGATGAAGTCCTATCTGG GTGGAGCCCCCCTGCATGATGTGGTAATATTGTCAGTACAGAACATCAACATGGATGTAGATGTGTTCAGGAGTCTGCAACTTGATGTGATCAAG AATTTGACGGTGAAAAACGTGCAAGGTCTCATGGGTGACCAGCTCCGCGATCTGAAGTTGTTTGAGAATGACATGGTGGTTCGGACCTGGGTGAATCTGCAGCTGCAGTCTGACCTGGACACTCTGGGGATTGGGTTGATTAGTAACAGGACCAACCCGACCACTATACCTCCAATACAGG CTACAAGCGGTGCGACAGAGTTTCCAAAGCCGTCCGCATTTCTGGCTGCTCTGCTGACAGCTGTGCTACAAATACTGCAGCGACGGGCCTAA
- the LOC124855691 gene encoding uncharacterized protein LOC124855691 — protein MCISESCSPEQKAEFLLESNNLSNETLVVLVFTTLTASSSLEKLNSFYNSFVAGAAKQNLTALRINVRDILLNLTLTSLVPKFYLLNAEGFKLWFQVYLPLLLPSADLKTFEIIPRNITCSSYQEIVKGFDNIISRLSGEQNQLVFKFALDYLKGQLSSGLSCVESGSVTDDRRWLEVNFRQFRFQASFKDFLAFNINFKGVEVADLLFFTQLRQLAAIPSQLNGTQDVIKIMTFINASNFSHFFDLLVEEIKAQSTNYTQEIKSGFLQAVFGRGGLTAVSDEELLLWLKVRLRPLLIDLSPSFVTSLASIGEERRCNITQEMIKLLDSLQTTFSNNTKIEIYKNIIRILQGPTLLKCFDGRSFYIFLRSSFLSFGFPDVSTFISLLPPTRKSELLNSFNTSELRQFLSEPGAIRNGSDICYIFSIYNNTAAFLETEDVPDDVKRIILPCVWPLALSSNRRLEMNFWFDRRLRNYFQFLTKDLISSTAVQNASCLAFEKLVSFLGKNFTYNSSEFGREDVYSTIRSYLRAGSGAKCYNSSDPELNSTSWFSNYIGSFVMFITLDDLTSFVSTSQIKVFLEDEFNLDLFSNIAIPANVTSYYIEQIFTFNPTFSPVRLPGIFLCFSDVPSLSYSSLNENDTVIILDRLGLFCNGTKNPEIAATLASNIKTVTLEIFTKLGNACSGLSISQIISVPSSVLLSALSTLSSVTDWTQDQARTIIERLLTSDFRARILSDIYFQFK, from the exons ATGTGCATATCAGAATCCTGTTCTCCAGAACAAAAAGCTGAATTCCTTCTTGAATCCAACAACTTGTCTAATGAAACTCTTGTGGTACTTGTCTTCACAACACTAACTGCGTCGTCATCTTTAGAAAAACTCAACTCTTTCTATAATTCATTTGTGGCTGGTGCTGCGAAG CAAAACCTGACTGCTCTCCGCATCAATGTGCGTGACATCCTCCTGAATTTGACACTAACTTCACTTGTACCCAAATTCTACCTTCTGAATGCTGAAGGATTCAAGCTATGGTTCCAGGTTTaccttcctctcctcctcccaAGTGCCGACTTAAAAACCTTCGAGATCATTCCAAGAAACATCACCTGTAGCTCTTATCAAGAGAT TGTCAAAGGGTTTGACAACATAATCAGTCGGCTCTCAGGAGAACAGAATCAGCTTGTCTTTAAATTTGCTCTGGACTATCTCAAAGGACAGCTCTCCTCAG GCCTCTCATGTGTCGAGTCTGGAAGTGTAACTGATGACAGACGCTGGCTGGAAGTCAATTTTAGACAGTTTCGCTTCCAAGCCTCGTTCAAGGATTTTCTGGCCTTCAACATCAACTTTAAAGGA GTGGAGGTTGCAGATCTTCTTTTTTTCACTCAGCTGAGGCAACTTGCAGCAATCCCCTCACAACTGAACGGGACGCAAGATGTGATCAAAATCATGACATTCATCAATGCTTCTAACTTCAGTCATTTCTTTGACTTGCTCGTAGAAGAAATCAAG GCTCAGTCCACCAACTACACGCAGGAGATAAAGTCAGGCTTCCTGCAGGCAGTTTTTGGCCGAGGAGGTCTTACAGCTGTTAGCGATGAAGAGCTCCTGCTGTGGCTGAAGGTCCGACTAAGGCCTCTACTTATCGACCTTTCTCCGAGTTTCGTGACCTCATTGGCCTCAATAGGGGAAGAAAGAAGATGTAACATCACCCAAGAGAT gATCAAACTGCTTGACTCCCTACAGACGACCTTCAGCAACAACACAAAAATCGAGATCTATAAAAATATCATCCGCATCCTTCAAG GTCCAACGCTGCTAAAGTGTTTTGATGGTAGAAGCTTCTACATCTTTCTGAGAAGCAGCTTCCTCAGCTTTGGCTTTCCAGATGTGTCTACATTCATCAGTCTTCTGCCACCAACACGCAAGTCAGAG cttctaaaCAGCTTCAACACCTCAGAGCTGCGTCAGTTTCTCAGTGAACCTGGAGCAATCCGTAacggttcagatatctgttacatcttcagcatctacaacaacaCTGCTGCCTTCCTTGAAACT GAGGACGTCCCAGATGATGTGAAGAGGATCATCCTCCCCTGTGTGTGGCCTTTGGCTCTGAGCAGCAACAGAAGATTGGAGATGAATTTCTGGTTTGACCGACGATTAAGGAATTATTTTCAATTCCTCACCAAGGACCTCATCAGCTCCACTGCAGTGCAGAACGCCTCATGTCTAGCTTTCGAGAAACT GGTGTCTTTCCTGGGAAAAAACTTCACGTACAACAGTTCTGAGTTTGGACGGGAAGATGTGTACAGCACCATCAGGAGCTACCTGAGAGCTG GTTCTGGAGCCAAATGCTACAATTCCAGTGATCCAGAACTGAACTCTACCTCCTGGTTTTCCAACTACATCGGCAGCTTTGTGATGTTTATCACTCTGGATGATCTCACCAGCTTTGTCTCCACCTCCCAG ATTAAAGTTTTCCTGGAGGATGAATTCAATCTGGACCTTTTCAGCAACATAGCCATCCCGGCTAACGTGACTAGCTACTACATTGAGCAGATCTTTACATTCAACCCGACCTTCAGTCCTGTCAG GTTGCCAGGCATTTTTCTATGCTTCTCGGACGTCCCAAGCCTGTCATATTCTTCTCTGAACGAAAATGATACTGTTATCATTTTGGACCGGCTCGGCCTCTTCTGCAACGGAACAAAAAACCCTGAG ATCGCTGCTACTCTGGCATCAAACATCAAGACTGTAACCCTGGAGATATTTACAAAGCTGGGGAATGCTTGTTCAGGCCTGTCTATCAGTCAGATCATCTCGGTGCCCTCATCAGTGTTGCTTTCTGCATTGTCCACCCTAAGCTCAGTGACTGACTGGACCCAGGACCAGGCTCGCACCATCATTGAAAGATTGCTCACCTCAGACTTTAGGGCAAGAATATTGTCAGACATTTATTTCCAGTTTAAATGA